From a single Nostoc sp. MS1 genomic region:
- a CDS encoding metallophosphoesterase family protein has product MKLVSDPAIAKKISKMKQRVRWQDPLILERNIDQTRLEIEDGKAGDREFSFLVVGDSGSGKHRGHNPQRQVAELMFPHHQECRFLLHTGDVIYLVGSSEYYKPNFIEPYRELIVGGENPRQIAYDKMVFQLPILPVPGNHDYYELPTLLSLVSISTWPIRSLLRSRLDIDVGFHGSGTGDAYAKAFLDYQYLRQLPGEFSRHLDKYYTAKTDTGLGLAYQPGKFTRLPNRYYTFRYGDIDFFALDSNTFNDPEPLPATKKGDSDRNFLSQRREELEREKMQMIETSAKLNPDNPSEAERLDDIHSNVSQIEEIIVDIDKQLNKDSQPAQTDTEQLDWLKQRLIASWNNPQVRGRIIYFHHPPYVTEATKWLQSQTLVIRSRLRDVLDAVAQEIGDSNQGRPLVDLVLNGHAHCLEYLQTFNTGHGDRNMHWIVCGGSGYSLRRQRPEGADLIEDGQLIARSHLYVGRNGQGSHKHRPYSCLRIDVKGDEQPKFIVRPLVADWYQRQWHNSVLKPLVI; this is encoded by the coding sequence TTGAAACTAGTATCTGATCCAGCAATAGCGAAGAAAATCAGTAAGATGAAGCAACGGGTACGATGGCAAGACCCGTTAATACTAGAGCGCAATATTGACCAAACTCGGCTGGAAATTGAGGATGGTAAAGCTGGAGATAGGGAATTTTCTTTTTTAGTTGTGGGTGATAGTGGTTCTGGGAAACACCGAGGACACAACCCCCAACGCCAAGTTGCGGAATTGATGTTTCCTCACCATCAGGAATGCCGTTTTCTGCTACATACTGGCGATGTTATTTATTTGGTGGGGTCGAGTGAATACTACAAACCCAATTTTATCGAGCCTTATCGTGAGTTGATTGTAGGTGGAGAGAACCCACGACAAATTGCTTACGACAAGATGGTTTTTCAGTTACCGATTCTTCCTGTACCGGGAAACCACGATTATTATGAGTTACCCACCTTATTAAGTTTAGTATCTATTTCTACTTGGCCGATTCGGTCGTTGTTGCGATCGCGTTTAGATATAGATGTCGGCTTTCATGGTTCGGGTACGGGTGATGCTTATGCTAAAGCTTTTCTCGATTATCAGTACCTACGACAATTACCCGGTGAGTTCTCCCGTCATTTAGACAAGTATTACACAGCTAAGACAGATACAGGTCTTGGTCTAGCTTACCAACCAGGAAAATTCACTCGCCTACCAAATCGGTATTACACTTTTCGCTACGGTGATATAGATTTTTTTGCCCTAGATTCTAATACATTTAACGATCCAGAACCTTTACCCGCTACAAAAAAAGGTGATAGCGATCGCAATTTTCTATCTCAGCGTCGGGAAGAATTAGAACGCGAGAAGATGCAAATGATAGAGACTTCTGCGAAATTGAACCCAGACAACCCCAGCGAAGCGGAACGTTTAGATGATATACACTCCAATGTGTCTCAAATTGAAGAAATTATTGTTGATATCGATAAACAATTAAATAAAGATTCTCAACCAGCGCAGACTGACACCGAACAACTAGACTGGTTAAAGCAAAGATTAATTGCATCGTGGAATAACCCCCAAGTGCGGGGAAGGATTATTTACTTCCATCATCCTCCTTACGTCACCGAAGCCACCAAATGGCTACAATCACAGACACTAGTAATTCGCAGCCGCCTACGTGATGTCCTAGATGCAGTCGCGCAGGAGATAGGCGACAGCAATCAAGGTCGTCCTTTAGTAGATTTAGTATTGAATGGTCACGCTCACTGTTTAGAGTACCTGCAAACGTTCAACACTGGACATGGCGATCGCAATATGCACTGGATAGTCTGCGGTGGGAGTGGCTATAGCCTGCGTCGCCAACGTCCAGAAGGTGCAGATTTAATTGAAGATGGACAATTGATTGCGCGATCGCATCTTTATGTCGGTCGCAACGGTCAAGGTTCACACAAACATCGTCCCTATTCCTGTTTGCGTATCGATGTTAAAGGCGATGAGCAACCTAAATTTATTGTCCGTCCTTTAGTAGCAGATTGGTATCAGCGCCAGTGGCACAATTCTGTACTTAAACCATTGGTGATTTAA